A genomic window from Candidatus Omnitrophota bacterium includes:
- a CDS encoding DUF5679 domain-containing protein — MAEAYCVKCKSKKEIKDAKEVSMKNGRKAMKGKCPDCGTGMYRIMGK; from the coding sequence ATGGCAGAGGCCTATTGCGTTAAATGTAAATCAAAAAAAGAGATTAAGGATGCGAAAGAGGTTTCTATGAAAAACGGCCGTAAGGCCATGAAAGGCAAGTGCCCTGATTGCGGTACAGGCATGTACAGGATAATGGGTAAATAA
- the rsfS gene encoding ribosome silencing factor, which translates to MAGVKKDGRRKSRPGGFVCLRDKVLAAAHYALEKKADCVRVLDMSGIACFCDYFVVAEAESSTKVIAIAEHIIDSLACFGIRPLRREGFRDGQWIVLDYVDVVVHVFQHQARRFYDLERLWGDAKIIEINDDKQGHLGR; encoded by the coding sequence ATGGCCGGGGTGAAGAAGGACGGCAGGCGGAAGTCCCGTCCGGGAGGGTTTGTCTGTTTAAGAGATAAGGTTTTGGCGGCCGCTCATTATGCTTTGGAGAAAAAGGCGGATTGTGTCAGGGTCTTGGATATGAGCGGTATTGCCTGTTTTTGTGATTATTTTGTTGTGGCAGAGGCAGAGTCTTCCACAAAGGTCATAGCAATTGCCGAGCATATAATAGATAGTTTGGCTTGTTTCGGAATAAGGCCTTTGCGCAGAGAAGGTTTCAGAGACGGGCAATGGATTGTTTTGGATTATGTTGATGTTGTTGTCCATGTTTTTCAGCATCAGGCAAGGCGGTTTTATGATCTGGAAAGACTGTGGGGCGACGCGAAAATTATAGAGATAAATGATGATAAACAGGGGCATCTCGGCCGTTAA
- the argS gene encoding arginine--tRNA ligase: MRAKLSDYIESIIKPISGKWGLNALPKVVCEKPKHYSLGDLSTNIAMQICKSAEGLDLLHTAEDIADLLRKGLKDSGFSDLISRVEVKRPGFINFYFSRDYLRSVISEISSMSGDFGRPEGVKPKKILIEFVSANPTGPLSVAHGRQAAIGDVLANILDFAGHKVTREYYLNDDGNQIMVLGKSIHARYCQLVGKPCAFPDDGYKGGYIYDIARLFIDKYGRDMFEPGEKNISVFCDFGIRHIMEGIRKDLGDFRVRFDNYYSQRELGGSGKVEDALQELGQKGLLYEKDSALWFSSTRFGDDKDRVLRKSDGSYTYITPDIAYHKDKFQRGYDLLIDLLGPDHHGYISRMKAACQAIGKDPDALSILIIQLVTLSRSGAPVRMSTREGEFISLREVMDEAGCDVTRFFFLTRRRDSHLDFDFELAKKQSMENPVYYIQYAHARICGILNNKAKAAGSARVDDRGRLLSLLDSEEEFDIMRLLREFPQIIKSCAATLEPHLLITYLMELASGFHSFYAKHRVVSDDVDLSLARLMLIESLKKVFSTALALLGVSIPDRM, encoded by the coding sequence ATGAGAGCAAAGCTTTCGGATTACATAGAATCTATTATAAAACCGATATCCGGCAAATGGGGCCTGAATGCCTTGCCTAAGGTTGTCTGCGAAAAGCCCAAGCACTACAGCCTGGGAGATCTGTCTACCAATATTGCCATGCAGATATGCAAATCAGCCGAAGGACTTGACCTATTGCATACGGCGGAAGATATAGCGGATTTGTTGAGGAAGGGGCTCAAGGATTCAGGGTTTAGTGATTTAATATCCAGGGTAGAGGTCAAGCGCCCGGGTTTTATAAATTTTTATTTTTCGCGGGACTATTTACGTTCGGTGATAAGTGAAATATCTTCCATGTCCGGTGATTTTGGCAGGCCCGAAGGCGTAAAGCCCAAAAAGATATTGATTGAATTTGTCAGCGCCAATCCTACCGGCCCGTTAAGCGTTGCGCATGGCCGGCAGGCTGCCATAGGCGATGTGCTGGCTAATATATTGGATTTTGCCGGCCACAAAGTAACCAGGGAATATTATCTCAATGATGACGGTAACCAGATAATGGTTCTTGGCAAATCCATCCACGCCAGATATTGCCAGCTTGTCGGTAAGCCATGCGCTTTTCCTGACGACGGCTATAAGGGTGGATATATATACGATATCGCCAGATTGTTTATTGATAAATACGGCCGTGACATGTTTGAACCTGGCGAAAAAAACATAAGCGTTTTCTGCGATTTCGGCATACGGCACATTATGGAGGGTATCAGGAAAGATCTTGGCGATTTCAGGGTCAGGTTTGATAATTACTATTCCCAACGGGAGTTGGGCGGTTCGGGTAAGGTAGAGGATGCGCTCCAGGAGCTTGGGCAAAAAGGTTTACTATATGAAAAAGACTCCGCTCTGTGGTTTTCATCAACCAGGTTTGGGGACGATAAGGACAGGGTCTTGCGTAAAAGTGATGGAAGTTATACTTACATAACCCCTGACATAGCGTATCATAAAGACAAATTTCAAAGAGGTTATGATTTGCTCATAGACCTTTTGGGCCCGGACCATCACGGCTATATAAGCAGGATGAAAGCCGCCTGCCAGGCTATTGGCAAAGACCCTGATGCCTTATCCATACTCATTATCCAGCTTGTTACCCTGTCAAGATCCGGGGCACCGGTACGAATGTCTACAAGAGAGGGCGAGTTTATATCATTGCGCGAGGTTATGGATGAGGCCGGTTGCGATGTGACAAGGTTCTTTTTTTTGACGCGCCGCCGAGACAGCCATCTGGATTTTGATTTTGAACTGGCAAAAAAGCAATCCATGGAGAACCCTGTTTACTATATCCAGTATGCGCACGCAAGGATATGCGGCATACTTAATAACAAGGCTAAGGCAGCAGGCTCCGCCAGAGTTGATGACAGAGGCCGTTTGCTTTCCCTGCTTGATTCGGAAGAGGAATTTGATATAATGCGCCTGTTAAGGGAATTTCCCCAAATAATAAAATCCTGCGCGGCAACCCTTGAACCGCACTTACTTATAACGTATTTAATGGAACTTGCGTCGGGTTTTCATAGTTTTTATGCCAAGCACCGCGTTGTAAGTGATGATGTTGATCTTAGTCTTGCCCGGCTTATGCTGATAGAATCCCTTAAAAAGGTATTTTCAACGGCCCTTGCCTTATTGGGCGTTTCCATCCCCGATAGAATGTAA
- a CDS encoding CarD family transcriptional regulator, which produces MKTFPPHTRNETGSIKLYREQDKSKEAFMEELSGLGYAPSGFVSHEGDFAHRGGVVDVFPIGYDCPIRVEFCDNKINAIYSFNLISSEMSSLHQMIMIPPFVLTHSRAQRVNPPDFGETMPIDNFVDIMPGDIVVHVDHGIGIYRGLKKVKEQAGDVRDYMLIEYADKDKLYVPAREINLIQKYISFYKHAPRLSRLGSKAWQKAKDKTRRIASSYALELLHMQASRMKLKGFLFSKDTDWQKTIEGSFPYKDTIDQAKASSEVKADMEASKPMDRLLCGDVGYGKTEVALRASFKAVMDNKQVAILVPTTILAEQHYNTFCTRMKDYPVNIQMLSRFRTKGEQARVLAGLKDASIDIVIGTHRLLSDDIIFKDLGLVVIDEEQRFGVKAKEKFKTLRLLVDVLTMTATPIPRTLYMSLTGARDMSVINTPPPDRLPIKTIVSAYDDSLLKKFILNEVSRKGQVYFINNRIDGIDKMAKRIQGLCGSSTRVALAHGRMSAKELEAVMLDFIKGRIGVLVSTTIVESGIDIPNANTIIINNADKFGLADLYQLRGRVGRFNVKAFCLCLVSKRDIPADSRRRLMAIERFTQLGSGFKIAMEDLQIRGAGNILGTQQHGYIAAVGFDLYCRLLRDAVHQHKIRLQK; this is translated from the coding sequence ATGAAGACATTCCCTCCTCATACCCGCAATGAGACCGGGTCAATAAAATTATACCGCGAACAGGACAAGTCAAAAGAGGCTTTTATGGAGGAGCTTTCCGGGCTGGGTTATGCCCCGTCCGGTTTTGTTTCCCATGAAGGGGATTTTGCTCACAGGGGAGGCGTGGTTGACGTATTCCCAATAGGTTACGATTGCCCTATAAGGGTTGAATTTTGCGATAATAAAATAAACGCTATATATTCCTTCAACTTGATCTCATCGGAAATGTCATCTTTGCATCAGATGATTATGATACCCCCTTTTGTTTTAACCCATTCACGAGCCCAAAGGGTTAATCCGCCGGATTTTGGCGAGACCATGCCTATTGATAATTTCGTGGATATTATGCCCGGCGATATTGTTGTCCACGTAGACCACGGTATAGGTATATACAGAGGCCTCAAAAAAGTAAAAGAACAGGCAGGGGATGTCAGGGATTATATGTTGATTGAATACGCGGATAAAGATAAGCTCTATGTCCCCGCGCGTGAAATAAATTTAATACAAAAATACATAAGTTTTTATAAACATGCCCCAAGGTTGAGCAGGCTTGGCTCAAAGGCATGGCAAAAGGCCAAGGATAAGACCAGGAGGATAGCCTCTTCATACGCTCTTGAACTGCTTCATATGCAGGCAAGCCGCATGAAGCTTAAGGGGTTTTTGTTTTCAAAGGATACGGATTGGCAGAAGACAATAGAGGGGTCTTTTCCTTATAAGGACACTATAGATCAGGCAAAGGCGTCATCCGAGGTAAAGGCTGATATGGAGGCGTCAAAGCCTATGGATAGATTATTATGCGGCGATGTCGGTTATGGAAAAACAGAAGTGGCCTTAAGAGCGTCTTTTAAGGCGGTAATGGATAATAAACAGGTGGCTATTCTTGTTCCGACTACGATACTTGCCGAACAGCATTACAATACATTTTGCACAAGAATGAAGGATTATCCGGTAAATATCCAGATGCTTTCAAGGTTTCGCACGAAGGGTGAACAAGCCCGCGTGCTTGCCGGGCTTAAAGACGCGAGCATAGATATCGTGATAGGGACCCACAGGCTCCTTTCGGATGATATAATCTTTAAGGACTTAGGCCTTGTTGTTATTGACGAGGAACAGCGTTTTGGGGTAAAGGCAAAAGAAAAGTTTAAGACCTTGAGACTGCTTGTTGACGTGCTTACAATGACGGCCACTCCAATACCGCGCACTCTTTACATGTCTCTTACCGGCGCCAGAGACATGTCCGTTATAAACACCCCGCCGCCCGACAGACTGCCGATAAAGACAATCGTATCCGCCTACGATGATAGCTTGCTGAAGAAATTTATATTAAACGAAGTATCAAGGAAAGGCCAGGTGTATTTTATCAATAACAGGATAGATGGTATTGATAAGATGGCAAAAAGAATACAGGGCCTTTGCGGCAGTAGTACGCGCGTTGCCCTGGCGCATGGCAGGATGTCGGCCAAAGAGCTTGAGGCCGTGATGCTGGATTTTATAAAAGGCAGGATAGGTGTTTTGGTATCTACAACAATAGTAGAGTCGGGTATTGATATCCCTAACGCGAATACTATTATTATTAATAACGCGGATAAATTCGGCCTGGCAGATCTCTATCAGCTAAGAGGCAGGGTTGGCAGGTTTAATGTGAAGGCTTTTTGCCTGTGCCTGGTGTCTAAGCGGGATATACCGGCAGATTCACGCCGCAGGCTTATGGCAATAGAGCGTTTTACCCAGCTTGGTTCGGGTTTTAAGATAGCGATGGAGGACCTGCAGATAAGAGGCGCGGGTAATATATTGGGTACCCAACAACATGGTTATATTGCCGCTGTGGGATTTGATCTTTATTGCCGTTTATTACGGGATGCTGTTCATCAGCACAAAATCAGGCTCCAAAAATAA
- the fusA gene encoding elongation factor G, protein MARLIDLNKVRNIGIMAHIDAGKTTLSERILFYTGKSHKIGEVHDGKAQMDWMVQEQERGITITSAATTCYWKDHRINLIDTPGHVDFTVEVERSLRVLDGAVAVFCAVGGVEPQSETVWRQSDKYNVPKIAFVNKMDRVGADFFAVKESIEKDLGAVVLPLQIPIGAEDTFRGVIDLITMKAYIYDDESMGQDFDVESVPAEYVDQAKKYRHIMVERAAEVCDNLMEKYIENEESITNDELMTAIRKGTIANKIVPILCGSAFKNKGIQRLLYAINDYLPSPLDEKPVTGTDPDNSEKILERKPDDNEPFSALAFKVQSDPHMGKLIYFRVYSGCLKAGSYVLNATKGKKERVGRILQMHANHREPREDIYAGDIAAAIGLDHTVTGDTLCDEDNPILLEAIEFPSPVMSLSVKPHTQSDQDKLGKGLMRLAEEDPTFTVKTDQETGEVILSGMGELHLDIIVDRLKREFNVIADVGAPKVAYRETILRSCQESYKHVKQTGGRGQYGHVEIILEPAESGKGFEFVNAIKGGSIPKEYIPAVEKGIIDIMQRGVYAGHPVVDVKVTLVDGSYHEVDSSELAFKLAAAECFKNAFLKADPVILEPYMSVEVTTPQEYMGNITGDICSRRGKIMGMEAKVNQQILIAETPLSEMFGYASSLRTISSGRAVYSMHFEKYIKAPNDLTEKILEEARQAKEARHK, encoded by the coding sequence ATGGCACGTTTGATAGATTTGAATAAGGTAAGAAATATCGGTATCATGGCGCATATTGACGCCGGGAAAACGACATTAAGCGAACGCATACTCTTTTATACCGGAAAATCCCACAAGATAGGAGAGGTCCATGACGGAAAAGCGCAGATGGATTGGATGGTTCAGGAACAGGAAAGAGGCATTACCATCACATCCGCGGCCACCACATGCTATTGGAAAGACCATAGAATCAATCTTATAGATACCCCGGGCCACGTTGATTTTACGGTTGAGGTTGAAAGAAGTCTAAGGGTATTGGATGGAGCCGTAGCGGTATTTTGCGCCGTAGGCGGTGTTGAGCCTCAATCTGAAACAGTGTGGAGACAGTCGGATAAGTATAATGTTCCTAAGATAGCCTTTGTCAATAAGATGGACCGTGTAGGCGCGGATTTTTTCGCGGTCAAAGAGAGTATTGAAAAGGATTTAGGCGCGGTCGTGCTTCCATTGCAGATACCTATCGGCGCTGAAGACACGTTCAGAGGTGTTATAGACCTTATAACAATGAAGGCGTATATATATGATGATGAATCCATGGGCCAGGATTTTGATGTGGAAAGCGTGCCTGCCGAATATGTAGATCAGGCTAAAAAATACAGGCATATTATGGTAGAGCGCGCCGCCGAGGTCTGTGACAATCTTATGGAGAAATACATAGAAAACGAGGAAAGTATTACCAATGATGAGCTGATGACAGCCATCAGGAAAGGGACTATTGCTAATAAAATAGTCCCTATACTCTGTGGTTCGGCGTTCAAGAATAAAGGTATACAGAGGCTTTTGTATGCCATTAATGATTATTTGCCTTCTCCGCTTGATGAGAAGCCTGTCACGGGCACTGATCCTGATAACTCTGAAAAAATACTTGAAAGAAAACCGGATGACAATGAACCTTTTTCTGCTTTGGCGTTTAAGGTGCAGTCGGACCCTCATATGGGCAAGCTGATATATTTCAGGGTCTATTCCGGATGCCTCAAGGCAGGTTCATATGTCTTAAATGCCACCAAAGGCAAGAAAGAGAGGGTGGGAAGGATATTGCAGATGCATGCCAACCACAGGGAGCCGCGTGAAGACATATATGCCGGTGATATCGCCGCTGCCATAGGCTTGGACCACACCGTTACCGGCGATACCCTTTGCGATGAAGATAATCCTATATTGCTGGAGGCCATTGAATTTCCGTCGCCTGTCATGTCATTAAGCGTTAAACCCCATACCCAATCCGATCAGGATAAACTGGGTAAGGGGCTTATGAGGCTGGCGGAAGAGGACCCCACGTTTACTGTCAAGACAGATCAGGAAACTGGAGAGGTTATATTATCGGGTATGGGAGAACTGCATCTTGATATAATAGTTGACAGGTTAAAGCGTGAGTTTAATGTTATAGCCGATGTGGGCGCTCCAAAGGTAGCATACAGAGAAACTATTTTGCGGTCCTGTCAGGAAAGCTATAAGCATGTTAAGCAGACGGGCGGCAGGGGCCAATACGGCCATGTTGAGATTATTTTAGAACCTGCCGAATCCGGAAAGGGTTTTGAGTTTGTCAATGCCATAAAAGGAGGCAGTATCCCTAAAGAATATATTCCGGCTGTGGAAAAAGGCATTATTGATATTATGCAGAGAGGCGTTTACGCCGGGCATCCTGTCGTTGATGTAAAGGTCACTCTGGTTGACGGTTCATACCATGAAGTGGATTCTTCTGAACTGGCATTTAAACTTGCCGCGGCAGAGTGTTTTAAAAACGCGTTTTTAAAAGCCGATCCGGTTATTCTGGAGCCTTATATGTCTGTTGAGGTGACCACGCCCCAGGAATACATGGGAAATATCACAGGCGATATATGTTCCAGGAGAGGTAAGATCATGGGTATGGAGGCAAAGGTAAACCAGCAAATCCTTATTGCCGAAACCCCTTTATCCGAAATGTTTGGTTATGCCTCATCGTTGAGGACCATCAGCAGCGGCCGCGCCGTCTATTCCATGCATTTTGAAAAATACATAAAGGCGCCGAATGACCTTACTGAAAAGATACTTGAAGAGGCCCGGCAGGCAAAAGAAGCAAGGCATAAATAG
- the ychF gene encoding redox-regulated ATPase YchF yields the protein MKIGIIGLPQTGKKTFFQALTNHPLAEKDLISGKPIKAVAEIKDPRFDLLVSMYNPKKQVRARVDIELLPKIEKDSFSQDGIFKDIAELNAICHVVRCFQDESVYHVAGSVDPQRDIDNINSEILLHDMLFIEKRLERIEKGLKKLKDEKAAKEKDLLEKLKQHLDKGLPIRVLGLGKEERAIISSYPFLTMKKMLIVLNISEKELSSDILCRDMQKRYEGSDIYLMSACAKVESEIASFESEQERIQYLSALGISSPAVYVLTTLCIKALDLISFFTVGPDEVRQWTIPFGSYAPQAAGAIHTDLENGFIRAEVIKYNDLISLGSEIKAKEAGKAYLKGKDYIVEDGDILEIRFNV from the coding sequence GTGAAGATAGGTATTATAGGCTTGCCCCAGACTGGAAAAAAAACATTTTTTCAAGCGCTTACCAATCACCCGCTTGCCGAAAAAGATTTGATATCAGGCAAACCGATCAAGGCGGTTGCGGAGATAAAGGATCCAAGGTTTGATCTGCTTGTCTCCATGTATAATCCTAAAAAACAAGTAAGAGCCAGGGTTGATATAGAGCTTTTGCCTAAGATAGAAAAGGATTCTTTTTCACAGGACGGCATATTCAAGGATATAGCTGAATTAAATGCCATATGCCATGTAGTCAGATGTTTTCAGGACGAATCGGTTTATCATGTAGCCGGTTCAGTTGACCCTCAGAGAGATATAGACAATATCAATTCAGAGATACTTCTTCATGATATGCTTTTTATAGAAAAGAGGCTGGAACGTATTGAAAAGGGCCTAAAGAAACTCAAAGACGAAAAAGCGGCAAAAGAAAAAGATCTGCTTGAAAAATTGAAACAACATCTTGACAAGGGACTGCCTATCCGGGTTTTAGGCCTTGGAAAAGAAGAAAGGGCTATCATATCAAGTTACCCTTTCCTGACCATGAAAAAGATGTTGATAGTTTTGAATATATCAGAGAAAGAATTGTCCAGTGATATCTTGTGCCGCGATATGCAAAAAAGATACGAGGGTTCTGATATCTATTTAATGAGCGCTTGCGCCAAGGTTGAATCGGAGATAGCGTCTTTTGAGTCGGAACAGGAGAGAATTCAATACCTGTCAGCGCTTGGCATAAGCAGTCCGGCTGTTTATGTCCTTACCACTCTGTGCATAAAGGCGCTGGATCTGATATCCTTTTTTACGGTAGGCCCTGATGAAGTGCGGCAATGGACTATACCTTTCGGCAGTTATGCGCCGCAGGCGGCCGGGGCCATACATACAGACCTGGAAAACGGTTTTATCAGGGCCGAGGTGATAAAATATAACGATCTGATAAGCCTGGGCAGCGAGATAAAAGCGAAAGAGGCCGGCAAGGCGTATCTCAAAGGCAAGGACTATATTGTTGAAGATGGCGATATCTTAGAAATAAGATTTAACGTATAA